Proteins encoded within one genomic window of Prauserella marina:
- a CDS encoding DUF3303 family protein: MMKFMVRQKLDPDGNVTEDHLQPLARLVADSIQDEPTGSVRWLGGCGTIDTKQFYMLFEAPDHEALQQVVSKLPGLQSIERVMLATKDTLARGLLLGLAKDYEERTSR, encoded by the coding sequence ATGATGAAGTTCATGGTGCGGCAGAAGCTGGATCCGGACGGGAATGTCACCGAGGATCACTTGCAACCGCTGGCCCGGCTGGTGGCGGATTCGATCCAGGACGAGCCCACCGGATCGGTGCGGTGGCTCGGCGGCTGCGGAACGATCGACACGAAGCAGTTCTACATGCTGTTCGAGGCGCCGGATCACGAAGCGCTCCAACAGGTCGTGTCGAAACTGCCGGGCCTGCAAAGCATCGAGCGGGTCATGCTGGCGACGAAGGACACCCTCGCCAGGGGCCTGCTGCTGGGTCTCGCGAAGGACTACGAAGAGCGGACCTCGCGGTGA
- a CDS encoding AMP-binding protein gives MTWTPPSTLDITLPFELDMLDRVFSIVVERWAELAPDRECIVQDDGVSVTYGQLDQRAGAIATGLRAHGIGIGDRVATLVANDLRIAYLGTALSKLGAVEVPMNPALVGASLKHVFADADPKAVVVSPGHREAVEAALPEGARPIIIEAGPDGGPAPEGGGPTLDEMLADDNVVLPTDPGVRADLSASIMYTSGTTGLPKGALLPHHHAYRISQRSAGAFGLTNEDTLIGILPMFHGGGRYMNLGACLLSGARLGFVRRFSGKDYFDQARSFGATVMHGIISVGHFLLAQEPSPRDKDHSITRGLLVPCPPSIADPFRDRFGIEVFQGYASTEGNISVLNLDGPKAACGKPYPPYHVKIVDEHDRPVPAGVTGEIVVSCDEPWSTFSGYWNQPEMSLNVMRNFGLHTGDAGYFDDDGYLWFADRVKDMIRRRGENVSAQTVENVVNAIDEVAEAAAYPLPSRYGEDEIAVAVALRQGYELPAADIVANCKENLPRFAVPRYIRVMAELPKTETGKIQKFKLKDLGTDGAEDFPEVRR, from the coding sequence ATGACCTGGACTCCCCCTTCGACTCTCGACATCACGCTGCCGTTCGAACTCGACATGCTCGACCGGGTGTTCAGCATCGTGGTGGAGCGCTGGGCCGAACTGGCTCCGGACCGGGAGTGCATCGTCCAGGACGACGGCGTCTCGGTGACCTACGGACAGCTCGACCAGCGGGCAGGCGCGATCGCCACCGGCCTGCGCGCGCACGGCATCGGGATTGGTGACCGCGTCGCCACTCTCGTCGCCAACGACCTGCGCATCGCGTATCTGGGCACGGCATTGTCCAAGCTCGGCGCTGTCGAGGTGCCGATGAACCCGGCCCTCGTCGGCGCCAGCCTCAAGCACGTGTTCGCCGACGCCGACCCGAAAGCGGTCGTCGTGTCGCCGGGCCACCGCGAGGCCGTGGAGGCCGCCCTGCCCGAAGGGGCCCGCCCCATCATCATCGAGGCCGGCCCCGACGGCGGGCCTGCCCCGGAGGGCGGCGGTCCGACCCTGGACGAGATGCTCGCCGACGACAACGTCGTCCTGCCCACCGATCCAGGTGTGCGGGCGGACCTTTCGGCGTCCATTATGTACACGTCGGGGACAACGGGGTTGCCCAAAGGCGCGTTGCTGCCGCACCACCACGCCTACCGCATCAGTCAGCGCAGCGCGGGCGCGTTCGGACTCACGAACGAGGACACGCTGATCGGTATCCTGCCGATGTTCCACGGTGGCGGCCGGTACATGAACCTCGGCGCGTGCCTGCTGTCGGGCGCACGGCTGGGATTCGTGCGCCGGTTCAGCGGCAAGGACTACTTCGACCAGGCAAGGTCGTTCGGTGCCACGGTCATGCACGGCATCATCTCGGTGGGGCACTTCCTGCTCGCGCAGGAACCGTCGCCTCGCGACAAGGACCACTCGATCACCCGAGGGCTGCTGGTGCCGTGTCCTCCTTCGATCGCGGACCCGTTCCGCGACCGGTTCGGCATCGAGGTGTTCCAGGGCTACGCCAGCACCGAGGGCAACATCTCGGTGCTGAACCTCGACGGGCCGAAGGCGGCGTGCGGGAAACCGTATCCGCCCTACCACGTGAAAATCGTGGACGAGCACGATCGTCCCGTCCCTGCCGGGGTGACCGGCGAGATCGTGGTGTCCTGCGACGAACCGTGGTCGACGTTCTCCGGATACTGGAACCAGCCGGAGATGTCGCTGAACGTGATGCGCAACTTCGGGCTGCACACGGGTGATGCCGGATACTTCGACGACGACGGCTACCTGTGGTTCGCCGACCGGGTGAAGGACATGATCCGGCGGCGCGGGGAGAACGTGTCCGCGCAGACGGTGGAAAACGTCGTCAACGCCATCGACGAGGTGGCCGAGGCCGCGGCTTATCCGTTGCCGTCGCGGTACGGCGAGGACGAGATCGCGGTCGCGGTCGCGTTGCGGCAGGGGTACGAATTGCCCGCGGCCGACATCGTGGCCAACTGCAAGGAAAACCTGCCCCGGTTCGCGGTGCCCCGGTACATCCGCGTGATGGCCGAGTTGCCGAAGACCGAGACAGGCAAGATCCAGAAGTTCAAGCTCAAGGATCTCGGCACCGATGGCGCCGAGGACTTCCCGGAGGTGCGCCGATGA
- a CDS encoding hydantoinase B/oxoprolinase family protein: protein MTDTQARRDTLALSADEVQSRYGIDLTTAEVLRHALRHVALQMQLKVNTAALSPLLSEVNDFGIGLLAPRDTERDLDFDALAMASAAPAHYVINQFYARMAIEHWGVERFQPGDVLIYNDPYRGGSHVNDVGTLMPIFDGDDLLGFAVAITHWLDIGGPVPAGMGAGLQRDMYAEGIKLTPRKLYDRGELVPENLELFTEQTRIPDITINDLQVIKSALQIGSDMVLRYARRYGTDLYRAAAQYTLDFSERTVRSSLLEVPDGVYESQDYLDNNMDGEPMLVRCTVRKHGDNVEVDYSGTCREEWGGYASQWSDTVSAAHLGVVNILDTTAMDLNAGAYRPIHVVAPPGSCLSALPPMSTNAGHTMFFTKALNLVKLALSQASPELAVAENYDDVGVLGFVGVDDRAGTYNPFITIRALCGPFGGTAVDDGCSMTLVEGGNCLEPSIELDEEAFPVLVLSREFVADTAGVGKHRGGPSTEMIVTPQVPVHMTYQLDQCRFPTQGVLGGGDGARASIVVYRGGLDAWARGETLPAAEVMAGFANTEDGTPASYTEENSPGVEFRNSKGAGKPVMPGDIVVLRLPGAGGYGPAAERDDEAVRKDVRDGIYSSPAHAVGR, encoded by the coding sequence ATGACGGACACGCAGGCACGTCGCGACACGCTGGCGTTGAGCGCGGACGAGGTCCAGTCGCGATACGGCATCGACCTCACGACGGCCGAGGTGCTGCGCCACGCGCTGAGGCACGTCGCGCTTCAGATGCAGCTGAAGGTCAACACGGCGGCGCTGAGCCCGTTGCTCAGCGAGGTCAACGACTTCGGGATCGGCCTGCTCGCGCCGAGGGACACCGAGCGGGACCTCGACTTCGACGCGCTGGCGATGGCCAGCGCGGCGCCGGCGCACTACGTCATCAACCAGTTCTACGCCCGCATGGCGATCGAGCACTGGGGCGTGGAGCGTTTCCAGCCGGGCGACGTGCTCATCTACAACGACCCCTACCGGGGTGGTAGCCACGTCAACGACGTCGGCACGTTGATGCCGATCTTCGACGGCGACGATCTACTCGGCTTCGCCGTCGCCATCACGCACTGGCTGGACATCGGCGGCCCCGTTCCCGCCGGCATGGGCGCCGGATTGCAGCGCGACATGTACGCCGAAGGCATCAAGCTCACCCCGCGCAAGCTCTACGACCGGGGAGAACTGGTTCCGGAGAATCTGGAGCTGTTCACCGAACAGACCCGGATTCCCGACATCACGATCAACGACCTCCAGGTGATCAAGTCGGCGTTGCAGATCGGTTCCGACATGGTGCTGCGCTACGCAAGGCGCTACGGTACCGATCTCTACCGCGCCGCCGCGCAGTACACATTGGACTTCTCGGAGCGGACGGTGCGCAGCTCGCTGCTTGAGGTTCCCGACGGCGTCTACGAGTCCCAGGACTACCTGGACAACAACATGGACGGCGAGCCGATGCTCGTGCGCTGCACGGTGCGCAAGCACGGGGACAACGTCGAGGTCGACTACTCGGGCACATGCCGCGAGGAGTGGGGCGGCTACGCCTCCCAGTGGTCGGACACCGTCTCGGCCGCGCATCTCGGTGTGGTGAACATCCTGGACACCACTGCCATGGACCTCAACGCCGGTGCCTACCGGCCGATCCACGTCGTCGCCCCGCCGGGTTCATGTCTGAGCGCGCTGCCGCCGATGTCGACCAACGCCGGTCACACCATGTTCTTCACGAAGGCGCTGAACCTGGTCAAGCTCGCGTTGTCGCAGGCGAGCCCCGAACTGGCCGTCGCGGAGAACTACGACGACGTCGGCGTCCTCGGCTTCGTCGGTGTCGACGACCGCGCGGGCACGTACAACCCGTTCATCACCATCAGGGCGTTGTGCGGGCCGTTCGGCGGTACCGCCGTCGACGACGGGTGCAGCATGACGCTCGTCGAGGGCGGCAACTGCCTCGAACCGTCGATCGAACTGGACGAGGAAGCGTTCCCGGTACTGGTCCTCAGCCGGGAATTCGTCGCCGACACCGCGGGAGTCGGCAAGCATCGCGGCGGGCCGTCCACGGAAATGATCGTGACACCGCAGGTTCCCGTACACATGACGTATCAGCTCGACCAGTGCCGGTTCCCCACCCAGGGCGTGCTCGGCGGTGGCGACGGCGCCCGCGCCTCGATCGTCGTCTACCGGGGCGGGCTCGACGCCTGGGCTCGCGGGGAGACCCTGCCCGCAGCGGAGGTCATGGCAGGCTTCGCCAACACCGAGGACGGCACACCCGCCTCCTACACCGAGGAGAACTCCCCCGGCGTCGAGTTCCGCAACAGCAAGGGCGCGGGCAAGCCGGTCATGCCAGGCGACATCGTCGTGCTGCGCCTGCCCGGCGCCGGCGGCTACGGCCCCGCGGCCGAACGTGACGACGAGGCCGTGCGCAAGGACGTACGCGACGGCATCTACAGCTCCCCGGCCCACGCTGTGGGTCGATGA
- a CDS encoding hydantoinase/oxoprolinase family protein — MPLRIGIDTGGTFTDLVVADENQIVVATKSLTTHGDLAAGLLNTLSKADVDHEDVAQIVHGTTVALNAILTRRGAKIGLIASAGFRDLMDMGRGWRAPDAIMDPRYRRPHELRPIVERYLRRNVRERILADGSVLVPLDEKQLLQEVEQLRDEGCAAIAVCFTHAYKHPAHELRAAALIRKHFPDVRVSISSEVAPFPREYNRTSTTVLNAYAQPLMTTYTSSVEQRLLDAGYEAPLSFMTNDGGLCAPAEASATPVTTLNSGPVGGVLGVQTYSRLLELPHLVGFDMGGTSTDVAVITDGHASTKRELELEHDVLVSMPVLEIHSIGAGGGSIASVNAAGGIAVGPESAGSNPGPVCYGKGGTLPTVTDALLVLGWLAPDTPLSGEIMPDLPAAQQALQELGATIGMDATEAANAIAAVAINSMAEAVRQLTVYRGVDPREFGLLAYGAAGPFAATQVARILEIPTVVFPALAGVFSAFGLLEGAGFEQEVMPIMKIATPELMTESFARMRESAVRLRKQFGDDAETHVEFYVDGMYAGQRWELPALVDASRTEDVFEHFTEAFADAHRKQYGYTLPAPVQISSLRVRVVADGERAVRPAPLPETAPAEPRSRRTIVTGGVAHPDSPVYLATELAPGQVVNGPAVIEAPSYTGVLVPGDSARVNDVGDIIVDSKETRA; from the coding sequence ATGCCACTACGCATCGGAATCGACACGGGCGGCACGTTCACCGACCTGGTCGTAGCCGACGAGAACCAGATCGTGGTCGCCACCAAGTCGCTGACCACGCACGGAGATCTCGCCGCGGGCCTGCTCAACACACTGAGCAAGGCCGACGTCGATCATGAGGACGTCGCGCAGATCGTGCACGGCACCACGGTCGCGCTGAACGCGATCCTGACCCGCCGTGGCGCGAAGATCGGGCTCATCGCCAGCGCCGGTTTCCGCGACCTGATGGACATGGGCAGGGGCTGGCGCGCTCCGGACGCGATCATGGACCCGAGGTACCGCCGTCCGCACGAACTCCGGCCGATCGTCGAACGCTACCTGCGGCGGAACGTGCGGGAACGCATCCTCGCCGACGGCAGCGTGCTCGTCCCGCTCGACGAAAAGCAGCTGCTGCAGGAGGTCGAGCAGCTTCGGGACGAGGGCTGCGCCGCCATCGCCGTCTGCTTCACCCACGCCTACAAGCACCCCGCCCACGAGTTGCGGGCCGCCGCGTTGATCCGCAAGCACTTCCCCGACGTGCGAGTGAGCATCTCGTCGGAGGTCGCGCCGTTCCCCCGCGAGTACAACCGCACCTCGACGACCGTGCTCAACGCGTACGCACAGCCGCTGATGACCACCTACACCTCCTCCGTGGAACAGCGCCTTCTCGACGCGGGCTACGAGGCACCGCTGTCGTTCATGACCAACGACGGCGGCCTGTGCGCGCCAGCCGAAGCCAGCGCGACGCCGGTCACCACGCTGAACAGCGGGCCCGTCGGCGGTGTGCTCGGCGTGCAGACCTATTCCCGGCTGCTGGAACTGCCCCACCTCGTCGGTTTCGACATGGGCGGTACGAGCACCGACGTCGCGGTGATCACGGACGGCCACGCGTCCACCAAACGCGAGCTGGAACTGGAGCACGACGTGCTCGTCAGCATGCCCGTGCTCGAAATCCACAGCATCGGCGCAGGCGGCGGCAGTATCGCGTCGGTCAACGCCGCGGGCGGAATCGCCGTCGGCCCCGAAAGCGCGGGCAGCAATCCAGGGCCCGTGTGCTACGGCAAGGGAGGCACGCTTCCCACGGTCACCGACGCGCTGCTCGTCCTGGGCTGGCTGGCACCCGACACTCCGCTCAGCGGGGAGATCATGCCCGACCTCCCGGCCGCTCAGCAGGCGTTGCAGGAGCTGGGCGCGACCATCGGCATGGATGCGACGGAGGCAGCCAACGCCATCGCCGCGGTCGCCATCAACTCCATGGCAGAGGCCGTCCGGCAGCTCACCGTCTACCGAGGCGTGGACCCTCGTGAATTCGGCCTGCTGGCCTACGGCGCGGCAGGCCCGTTCGCCGCGACGCAGGTGGCCCGCATCCTGGAGATTCCGACCGTCGTCTTCCCCGCGCTCGCCGGTGTCTTCTCGGCGTTCGGACTGCTGGAGGGAGCGGGCTTCGAGCAGGAGGTGATGCCGATCATGAAGATCGCGACGCCCGAGCTCATGACCGAGTCCTTCGCCAGGATGCGGGAGTCCGCGGTACGGCTGCGCAAGCAGTTCGGCGACGACGCCGAGACGCACGTGGAGTTCTACGTCGACGGCATGTACGCGGGCCAGCGGTGGGAACTGCCCGCACTGGTCGACGCCAGCCGGACCGAGGACGTGTTCGAGCACTTCACCGAGGCGTTCGCCGACGCCCACCGCAAGCAGTACGGATACACGCTGCCCGCGCCGGTGCAGATCTCGTCGCTGCGGGTCAGGGTGGTCGCCGACGGCGAACGCGCCGTGCGTCCCGCGCCGCTTCCCGAGACCGCCCCCGCCGAACCACGCTCGCGCCGCACGATCGTCACCGGCGGAGTGGCCCACCCGGACAGCCCCGTGTACCTGGCGACCGAACTGGCACCAGGTCAGGTCGTCAACGGCCCGGCCGTGATCGAGGCGCCGAGCTACACCGGAGTCCTCGTACCCGGCGACAGCGCCAGGGTCAACGACGTCGGCGACATCATTGTGGACAGCAAGGAGACCCGAGCATGA
- a CDS encoding TetR/AcrR family transcriptional regulator, with product MPPQRATSVQEVVDAAARVFERKGFVEATITDIAAEAGVSKPTVYQYVSSKRWLLETIVEQVIYPLRHSIEEIVDSDLDSREKLLRYLQVQVNSAVRYQTYYAVLISDQHQLSPQALRNYQSWARDVNRAAAGLVEQCVKDGVIRSDVDVMTMVNLVNGMTLSIARWYRPDGRISVYALFDQLILLLSGFIKPEPA from the coding sequence ATGCCACCTCAGCGCGCCACAAGCGTGCAGGAAGTCGTCGACGCGGCGGCTCGCGTGTTCGAACGCAAAGGCTTCGTCGAAGCCACCATCACCGACATCGCGGCGGAGGCGGGAGTCAGCAAACCGACCGTCTATCAATACGTCAGCTCCAAACGCTGGCTGCTGGAGACGATCGTCGAGCAGGTCATCTACCCGCTGCGCCACAGTATCGAGGAGATCGTGGACAGCGACCTCGATTCACGCGAAAAGCTGCTGCGTTACCTGCAAGTTCAGGTCAATTCCGCGGTGCGCTACCAGACCTACTACGCGGTACTGATCTCCGACCAGCACCAGCTCTCGCCGCAAGCACTGCGCAACTACCAGTCGTGGGCGCGCGACGTGAACCGCGCGGCGGCCGGATTGGTCGAGCAGTGCGTCAAAGACGGCGTCATCCGCTCCGACGTCGACGTCATGACGATGGTGAACCTGGTCAACGGCATGACGCTGTCGATAGCTCGCTGGTATCGCCCCGACGGACGGATCAGCGTCTACGCTTTGTTCGACCAGCTCATCCTGTTGTTGTCCGGATTCATCAAACCGGAACCGGCGTAG
- a CDS encoding AfsR/SARP family transcriptional regulator, whose amino-acid sequence MNAVPDFRILGPVEVRYEGKPLPITAPMQRAVLASLLTRDLAVVPVTALVGDLWGASPPASAVATVRNYIRRLRALLPEGTIESTHAGYRLLARPEQIDAFRLTALGERARALKDTTPDEAVATLTAAMETWRGAPLQGIGDVPLRAWQAPRLEESYLGVAEEYYDLQLRAGAAGRVLADLTRFHSQYPMRERLAGQLMLALYRTGRTADAAACFRRLRATFVNRLGVEPGTELRDLHGAILRQDPELLTSGRSAPLSGKSYGAETRSVLPPVPRDFVGRAEVLDEIAGHFDALTASPVTALTCVVHGQGGVGKSAIAWKVAADVADRFPGGTLCVDLHGATPGAPALSTRDTLGLLIKELGGAELEPHDDLDDVIRWYRARLSGRRVLLVLDNAVNLGQVAPVLPDEPGCAAIVTTRSPDGGPQGVVRVYLPAMSAEESVALLASTAGARKVRAEPEQAARLASQCGGLPLALRLVGTRAATQPHWPLADWVTLLGDERRRLDQLSHEGLDLRASLLVSIDSLRATGEPGDLDATRLFDLLGVLPAPGCTPELAAALTGWPVRRAERALRQLAGAHVLFSPRPSYYVLYDLVALLAKEQDGGRDDEERAALVSRVVRWYLAAARQAAEKISGARSPHGLPRRHPVDELETVRFAAAGEATAWLDAEIGHLVTLFARLAALRPRAAAELAIPLTHALALYFNITMRWRERDALAECILDLADSDADDRLEPFALSQLVNIEGQRGNLGEADRLARRAHELFTAQGRDTDLDFAGLLMNWSNVLFFSDRVDEATALCGRAAELAAAHGYRYIEAAALSNLATVRRIYGDTAEALSLLEKAAHIHSDCGNLYGQAMTYNVLLAIHGERGDHRAVIRHATTALALCDELGNGYCTAECHARTARSLSELGRADEAEDQLARAHEVMAGISSRERFRLASLLDNIEFHESWKDGPRGA is encoded by the coding sequence ATGAACGCGGTTCCGGACTTCCGCATACTCGGCCCCGTCGAGGTGCGGTACGAGGGAAAACCGTTGCCCATCACCGCTCCGATGCAACGTGCCGTGCTGGCGAGCCTGCTGACAAGGGATCTCGCCGTCGTTCCCGTCACGGCGCTGGTTGGCGATCTGTGGGGCGCTTCGCCCCCCGCCTCCGCCGTCGCCACCGTGCGCAACTACATCCGCAGGCTGCGGGCACTGCTCCCCGAGGGCACGATCGAGAGCACTCATGCGGGCTACCGGCTGCTGGCGCGGCCCGAGCAGATCGACGCCTTCCGGCTCACCGCCCTCGGTGAGCGGGCGCGCGCGCTCAAGGACACCACGCCGGACGAGGCCGTCGCGACACTGACCGCCGCCATGGAAACCTGGCGGGGTGCGCCGCTGCAAGGCATCGGCGACGTCCCGCTGCGCGCGTGGCAGGCTCCCCGCCTCGAAGAGTCGTACCTCGGTGTCGCCGAGGAGTACTACGACCTCCAGTTGCGGGCAGGCGCGGCCGGGCGAGTGCTCGCCGACCTCACCAGGTTCCACTCCCAGTACCCGATGCGGGAACGGCTCGCTGGCCAGTTGATGCTGGCGCTGTACCGGACGGGACGTACCGCGGATGCCGCCGCGTGCTTTCGCAGGCTCAGGGCCACCTTCGTCAACCGGCTGGGCGTGGAACCGGGAACCGAGCTCCGCGACCTGCACGGTGCCATCCTCCGCCAGGATCCCGAATTGCTCACCTCGGGAAGGTCGGCGCCGCTCTCCGGAAAATCCTACGGGGCGGAAACACGTTCGGTGCTGCCGCCCGTTCCCCGGGATTTCGTTGGCAGGGCGGAAGTTCTCGACGAGATCGCCGGGCATTTCGACGCGCTGACCGCGTCGCCGGTCACCGCGTTGACATGCGTGGTGCACGGACAGGGCGGGGTCGGCAAGTCGGCCATCGCGTGGAAGGTCGCCGCGGACGTCGCCGACCGGTTTCCAGGAGGAACGCTGTGCGTCGACCTGCACGGCGCGACGCCGGGCGCCCCCGCGTTGTCCACGCGCGACACGCTGGGCCTGCTGATCAAGGAGCTGGGCGGCGCCGAGCTCGAACCACACGACGACCTCGACGACGTCATCCGCTGGTACCGGGCAAGGCTCAGCGGGCGCAGGGTGCTGCTCGTCCTGGACAACGCCGTCAACCTCGGGCAGGTCGCGCCGGTCCTGCCCGACGAACCGGGGTGCGCCGCGATCGTCACCACGCGTTCTCCCGACGGCGGGCCGCAGGGCGTCGTGCGCGTGTACCTGCCTGCCATGTCGGCTGAGGAGTCGGTCGCGTTGCTCGCCAGCACCGCAGGTGCGCGCAAGGTCCGCGCCGAGCCGGAACAAGCGGCCCGGCTGGCGAGTCAGTGCGGCGGCCTGCCCCTCGCGCTGCGCCTTGTCGGCACCAGGGCGGCAACCCAGCCGCACTGGCCACTCGCCGACTGGGTGACCCTGCTCGGCGACGAACGCAGGCGGCTCGACCAGCTCAGCCACGAAGGTCTTGATCTGCGGGCGAGCCTGCTGGTGAGTATCGACAGCCTCAGGGCCACCGGTGAGCCAGGCGACCTGGACGCCACCCGGTTGTTCGACCTGCTCGGTGTGCTGCCCGCTCCAGGCTGCACACCGGAACTGGCCGCGGCACTGACCGGCTGGCCGGTGCGCAGAGCGGAGCGCGCGTTGCGGCAGCTCGCCGGTGCGCACGTGTTGTTCAGCCCGCGTCCTTCCTACTACGTGCTCTACGACCTCGTCGCGTTGCTGGCGAAGGAACAGGACGGTGGCAGGGACGACGAGGAAAGGGCGGCGCTGGTGTCGCGGGTCGTCCGCTGGTATCTCGCCGCCGCGCGGCAGGCCGCCGAGAAGATCTCCGGCGCCAGATCTCCGCACGGCCTCCCGCGACGGCACCCCGTCGACGAGCTGGAGACCGTCCGGTTCGCCGCGGCGGGGGAGGCGACGGCCTGGCTCGACGCCGAAATCGGGCACCTGGTCACGTTGTTCGCGCGGCTGGCCGCGTTGCGGCCCCGGGCGGCGGCCGAACTGGCGATCCCGCTGACCCATGCGCTCGCGTTGTACTTCAACATCACGATGCGCTGGCGGGAACGCGACGCGCTCGCGGAGTGCATTCTGGACCTCGCCGACAGCGACGCCGATGACCGGCTGGAACCCTTCGCGCTGTCCCAGCTCGTCAACATCGAAGGCCAGCGCGGCAATCTCGGCGAAGCCGACAGACTGGCGCGGCGCGCGCACGAGCTGTTCACGGCGCAGGGAAGGGACACCGACCTCGATTTCGCGGGGTTGCTGATGAACTGGTCGAACGTGCTGTTCTTCAGCGACAGGGTCGACGAGGCGACCGCGCTGTGCGGGCGGGCGGCGGAACTGGCCGCGGCCCACGGCTACCGTTATATCGAGGCAGCCGCGCTGAGCAATCTCGCGACGGTGCGGCGGATCTACGGCGACACGGCGGAAGCCTTGTCACTGCTGGAGAAAGCGGCGCACATCCACTCGGACTGCGGAAACCTCTACGGCCAGGCGATGACCTACAACGTGCTGCTCGCCATCCACGGCGAGCGAGGTGATCACCGCGCCGTGATCCGGCATGCCACGACCGCGCTGGCGCTGTGCGACGAGCTGGGAAACGGTTACTGCACAGCCGAATGCCACGCGAGGACGGCCAGGTCGCTGAGCGAACTCGGCAGGGCGGACGAGGCCGAGGACCAGCTCGCCAGAGCCCACGAAGTGATGGCGGGCATCAGCAGCAGGGAACGTTTCCGGCTGGCTTCGCTGCTGGACAACATCGAGTTCCACGAGAGTTGGAAGGACGGCCCCCGGGGCGCCTGA